A genome region from Tolypothrix sp. PCC 7712 includes the following:
- the sfnG gene encoding dimethylsulfone monooxygenase SfnG, whose product MVDIKFAYWIPNVSGGLVVSKIPQRTNWTYDYNAQLAQTAEEVGFEYALAQARFIASYGAEYQLEAFTTVSALAPVTKKLKLIAAVHPGLWHPGVVAKIGASIDFLSNGRFALNVVSGWFKDEFTIYGEHWLDHDERYRRSEEFIRVLKGLWTEDEFHFKGDFYRINGGWVKPRPVNQNPHPEIFQGGNSKAARRMAGRVSDWYFMNGNTLEGVKEQIAEVSELARREGRTIRFGLNSFIIVRDTEAEAHEVLREIIAQADVEAVKGFGEAVKQAGAATREREGMWANSNFEDLVQYNDGFKSGLIGTAEQVAEKIRQFHEAGVDLILGGFLHYTDDLPAFGKKVIPIVRELKSHRRAADELAVV is encoded by the coding sequence ATGGTAGATATTAAGTTCGCATACTGGATTCCCAACGTCAGTGGGGGGTTAGTAGTTAGTAAAATTCCCCAACGGACAAACTGGACTTATGACTATAATGCTCAACTAGCTCAAACAGCTGAAGAGGTTGGGTTTGAATACGCTCTAGCCCAAGCTAGATTTATCGCCAGCTATGGGGCTGAGTACCAACTAGAGGCATTTACAACCGTATCAGCCCTCGCTCCAGTCACCAAAAAATTGAAGTTGATTGCGGCGGTTCATCCTGGATTATGGCATCCCGGAGTAGTCGCTAAAATCGGTGCTAGTATTGATTTTCTCTCTAACGGACGATTTGCTTTGAATGTAGTTAGCGGCTGGTTCAAAGATGAATTCACTATATATGGTGAACATTGGTTAGACCATGACGAACGCTATCGTCGTTCCGAAGAATTTATCCGCGTCCTCAAAGGCTTATGGACAGAGGATGAGTTTCACTTTAAAGGCGACTTCTACCGGATTAACGGCGGTTGGGTGAAGCCTAGACCGGTGAATCAGAATCCCCATCCAGAGATTTTCCAAGGTGGTAACTCCAAAGCCGCCCGGCGTATGGCTGGCCGCGTTTCTGATTGGTATTTTATGAATGGTAATACCCTAGAAGGGGTAAAAGAGCAGATTGCCGAAGTGTCTGAATTAGCTCGTCGAGAAGGACGCACAATTAGGTTTGGGCTAAATTCCTTTATCATCGTACGAGATACAGAAGCAGAAGCCCATGAAGTATTGCGCGAGATTATTGCCCAAGCCGATGTAGAAGCAGTGAAAGGATTTGGCGAAGCCGTCAAACAAGCGGGAGCTGCAACTCGTGAACGTGAGGGAATGTGGGCAAATTCCAATTTTGAAGATTTAGTACAGTATAACGATGGCTTCAAGTCAGGCTTGATTGGTACGGCTGAACAAGTAGCAGAAAAGATTCGCCAATTCCATGAAGCAGGGGTTGATCTCATTCTCGGCGGCTTCTTACACTACACAGATGATTTGCCAGCCTTCGGTAAGAAGGTAATCCCCATTGTGCGGGAACTTAAATCTCATCGTCGGGCTGCTGATGAGTTGGCTGTGGTATAG